One genomic region from Leptospira tipperaryensis encodes:
- a CDS encoding radical SAM protein, whose protein sequence is MEVTDSIRQSSTIPLLEEMERKYKSIPMEAIVKQDILRQGIHFLKEAFDVTGEYKTKDYFIFSFDHIPLSELSEGADVKAPEEIKISGGHFNLLPTIISTRNNPNSPYKVKKSQDGKPALYLGETFLGNVEFPPLPAWYRHKTQNGKLPGEIAPVIEWGYLIYLTVFRNCQYFGKEEECAYCDINHNYRQQKNAGRPYTGVKDIEDILEVLSWIDAEDQTAKVYTITGGSVITSLKKKNEIDFYLEYAQAIESRFPGRWMGKIVSQAWEIEDCKKFKDAGIQVYHPNYEVWDKNLFQKICPGKEAYIGRDNWIRRVVDSAEVFGPSYVIPNFVGGVELSKPYGFDTVAEAIASTGEGLDFFMSKGIMPRFTAWCPEPYTTLGTQAGPPLEYFCELLTVWKATFEKYNLPVPPGYGEPGPGKAVFSVSAFMDVIGYAGRN, encoded by the coding sequence ATGGAAGTTACAGATTCAATCCGCCAAAGTTCTACCATTCCCCTCCTCGAAGAAATGGAGAGGAAATACAAATCGATTCCGATGGAAGCCATCGTAAAACAGGATATCCTGAGACAAGGAATTCACTTTCTCAAGGAAGCCTTTGATGTAACCGGCGAATACAAGACGAAGGATTATTTTATATTCTCCTTTGATCATATTCCACTTTCTGAATTGAGTGAAGGAGCTGACGTAAAAGCTCCCGAAGAAATCAAAATTTCCGGCGGTCACTTCAATCTTCTTCCCACCATCATCTCTACAAGAAACAATCCGAATTCTCCATACAAAGTAAAAAAATCGCAAGACGGAAAACCTGCCCTCTATCTCGGAGAAACGTTTTTAGGAAACGTAGAATTTCCTCCTCTTCCCGCTTGGTATCGTCACAAAACTCAGAACGGAAAACTTCCAGGGGAAATCGCTCCCGTGATCGAATGGGGATATCTTATCTATCTTACCGTTTTTAGAAACTGTCAGTATTTTGGTAAGGAAGAAGAATGCGCTTATTGCGATATCAATCATAACTATCGTCAGCAGAAGAACGCAGGAAGACCTTACACTGGCGTAAAGGACATCGAAGACATCTTAGAAGTTTTATCTTGGATCGATGCGGAAGATCAAACCGCAAAAGTTTATACGATCACCGGCGGAAGTGTGATCACTTCCCTAAAGAAAAAGAATGAAATCGATTTTTATTTAGAATATGCGCAGGCAATCGAATCCAGATTTCCAGGAAGATGGATGGGAAAGATCGTTTCTCAGGCTTGGGAGATCGAGGACTGTAAAAAATTTAAGGACGCCGGCATTCAAGTCTATCATCCCAACTACGAAGTCTGGGATAAGAATCTCTTTCAAAAAATTTGCCCCGGAAAAGAAGCTTATATCGGAAGAGACAACTGGATTCGAAGAGTTGTGGATTCAGCGGAAGTCTTTGGTCCTTCCTATGTGATTCCGAACTTTGTAGGCGGCGTGGAACTTTCTAAACCTTACGGGTTTGATACGGTTGCGGAAGCGATCGCTTCCACAGGAGAAGGTCTCGACTTCTTTATGTCCAAGGGAATCATGCCTCGTTTTACAGCTTGGTGTCCCGAACCTTATACAACCTTAGGAACTCAGGCCGGTCCTCCCCTCGAATATTTCTGCGAACTTTTAACCGTCTGGAAAGCTACATTCGAAAAGTATAATTTACCGGTTCCTCCGGGTTACGGAGAACCGGGTCCGGGAAAGGCTGTCTTTTCGGTTTCGGCTTTTATGGATGTGATCGGTTACGCGGGAAGGAACTAA
- a CDS encoding cytochrome b5 domain-containing protein yields the protein MVKYFVIFGVCLLSVLGEEKTISMEELRLHNTAVSCWILIEKSVYDVTEYITVHDSLRYDIRKWCGTDSTKAYSKKDQSGKSHSKKADLLLRKYKIGLYRLN from the coding sequence TTGGTAAAATATTTTGTGATCTTCGGAGTTTGCCTCCTATCGGTCTTGGGGGAAGAGAAGACCATTTCCATGGAAGAATTGAGACTTCACAATACGGCTGTTAGTTGTTGGATCTTGATTGAAAAGAGCGTTTACGACGTTACGGAATATATTACCGTTCACGATTCCCTTCGTTATGATATTCGAAAATGGTGTGGAACCGATTCAACGAAGGCTTATTCAAAAAAAGATCAATCCGGAAAAAGCCATTCGAAAAAAGCCGACTTACTTTTGAGAAAATACAAAATTGGCCTTTATCGGCTCAATTGA
- the fsa gene encoding fructose-6-phosphate aldolase, protein MELYLDTANIDEIKEIASYGLVDGVTTNPSIIAKSGRNFKEVIKEICAIVPGPVSAEVLSTKFDGMLKEALELVEIAENVVVKVPLIPEGLKTVVELTKRNIPTNVTLCFSAPQALLAAKAGATFISPFIGRVDDTSWDGMELITEIREIYDNYGYDTRILAASIRGPMHLKESALRGADCATMPHSAFMQLFKHPLTDIGLEKFLEDAKKLKW, encoded by the coding sequence GTGGAATTATACCTGGATACAGCTAACATTGATGAAATCAAAGAGATCGCGTCTTACGGTCTTGTAGATGGAGTCACAACCAATCCTTCGATCATCGCAAAGTCTGGAAGAAATTTTAAAGAAGTCATAAAGGAAATCTGTGCGATCGTTCCCGGTCCTGTGAGCGCCGAAGTTCTTTCAACAAAATTTGACGGAATGTTAAAGGAAGCCCTCGAACTCGTCGAAATCGCAGAGAACGTCGTAGTAAAAGTTCCTTTGATTCCGGAAGGTCTTAAGACCGTTGTCGAACTTACAAAGAGGAACATTCCGACAAACGTAACACTTTGTTTTTCGGCTCCACAGGCTTTGCTCGCGGCAAAAGCGGGAGCTACTTTTATTTCTCCGTTTATTGGAAGAGTCGATGATACGAGCTGGGATGGAATGGAATTGATCACCGAAATCAGAGAGATCTATGACAACTACGGTTATGACACGAGAATTCTCGCTGCTTCCATTCGCGGACCTATGCACTTAAAAGAATCTGCATTGAGAGGAGCTGACTGCGCGACGATGCCTCACTCCGCGTTTATGCAACTTTTCAAACATCCTCTGACCGATATCGGTTTGGAAAAATTCTTAGAAGACGCAAAAAAATTGAAGTGGTGA
- a CDS encoding DUF1574 domain-containing protein: protein MKRIYIYYPVIFLVFIFCLDKIFTIEYFQKNFIQAGNTVYYTQRKSLFEKMIRDKALEERSLAVAFGDSRAYPYSVIGMDKKLQKDWVLYNFSGPQAVPAYGFYWFEKILKQGIKPKLVFYVVSPEGFDDTKGMYYDPFLKYGADDEFILKYLDQISMEDRKKLFLDRMFAVRRINPDLKLFSRRLQEGKLSEYNPALNTDYLVLNLNHGEQFAYTTFFNDPDRLEKDAARIRNLYLSTFQMGQSQFYFVEQFLKLAKENDVKVYLIWPKVYDTYRKRFYELEMEKTWWPKIQGLSKQYGAVSVDLNTQTSCNLFYDASHQSIMCFLESMKLMMDDYYGIKKIP, encoded by the coding sequence ATGAAACGAATTTATATCTATTATCCGGTTATCTTTTTAGTTTTTATTTTTTGTTTGGATAAGATTTTTACGATCGAATACTTTCAGAAAAATTTTATCCAAGCCGGGAATACTGTCTATTACACGCAGAGAAAATCCCTTTTCGAAAAAATGATTCGCGATAAGGCTTTGGAAGAACGATCTCTTGCGGTGGCTTTTGGAGATTCTCGGGCTTATCCTTATTCCGTGATCGGAATGGATAAGAAACTCCAGAAAGATTGGGTTTTGTATAACTTTTCCGGTCCACAAGCGGTTCCAGCGTACGGATTCTATTGGTTTGAGAAGATTCTCAAACAAGGGATCAAACCTAAGCTGGTTTTCTACGTGGTGAGTCCCGAAGGTTTTGACGATACCAAGGGAATGTATTACGATCCGTTTCTAAAATACGGAGCCGATGACGAATTCATTCTTAAATATTTAGATCAGATTTCGATGGAAGATCGTAAGAAACTTTTCTTGGATCGTATGTTCGCGGTGCGAAGGATCAATCCGGATCTCAAGTTATTCTCCAGAAGGTTGCAGGAAGGAAAGTTATCCGAATACAATCCGGCTCTGAACACGGACTATCTAGTTCTCAATTTAAATCACGGCGAACAATTCGCTTATACAACATTCTTTAACGATCCCGATCGCCTGGAAAAAGATGCAGCGAGAATTCGGAATCTGTATCTTTCCACATTTCAAATGGGCCAAAGTCAATTTTATTTCGTGGAACAATTTCTCAAATTGGCAAAGGAGAATGACGTAAAGGTTTATCTCATTTGGCCAAAAGTATATGATACTTATAGAAAGAGATTTTATGAATTGGAAATGGAAAAGACTTGGTGGCCAAAAATTCAAGGTCTTTCCAAACAATACGGCGCGGTTTCTGTGGATTTGAATACGCAGACTTCTTGTAATTTATTTTATGACGCGTCTCATCAATCCATCATGTGTTTTCTGGAATCGATGAAATTGATGATGGATGACTACTACGGAATCAAGAAAATTCCCTGA
- a CDS encoding lipoprotein LipL45, translated as MKKLLIVSSIALTAGILVFSACKKPTENSQAATTGKENSPSAVVVFSVGEAKILHTDLTEEKATLGASLKTGDKVTTKDKSKVDIQFADGSAIRISENSVIDFDALSVNSKGNSDTRLALVSGKVFAKVNKASKDDQFSVVTPTAIAGVRGTSFIVERSKSDKATVKVLDGSVAVAPRVAALEGLSDEEISKSEDLKKIQQSVASSEIVLEKNQASVMKADDKSLDIKDTSKIGSNVEKNISGVVKKLDNSGISKKDEEELRTIVTVDKETSDKMVRINEESSGKVDEQKAAALESERKKLESEVAARQEDEAKKFKQVLISTPKELKSSKDIVNYYERIEKIIMTDGSSLIGAIVDQQGSTMIVHTEQGIKKINQADVQEVIYDFQTKAKF; from the coding sequence ATGAAGAAGCTATTAATCGTTTCCTCCATCGCTTTGACCGCCGGAATTCTGGTGTTCAGCGCATGTAAGAAACCTACCGAAAATTCCCAGGCAGCCACTACTGGTAAAGAAAACAGCCCCTCGGCTGTAGTTGTTTTCAGCGTCGGAGAAGCTAAAATTCTTCACACTGACTTAACGGAAGAAAAAGCTACTCTTGGTGCAAGTTTAAAAACTGGCGACAAGGTAACTACAAAAGACAAATCTAAAGTTGATATTCAATTTGCAGACGGATCCGCGATTCGTATTTCTGAAAATTCCGTAATCGACTTCGATGCTCTTTCTGTAAACTCTAAAGGAAACTCCGATACAAGACTCGCTCTCGTGTCCGGAAAAGTATTCGCGAAAGTGAACAAAGCTTCCAAAGACGATCAGTTTTCCGTGGTTACTCCAACCGCGATCGCTGGTGTGCGTGGAACTTCATTCATCGTAGAGAGATCTAAATCCGACAAAGCGACCGTTAAAGTGTTAGACGGTTCGGTTGCAGTGGCTCCTCGCGTTGCGGCTCTGGAAGGATTGAGCGACGAAGAAATTTCTAAGAGCGAGGACCTGAAAAAAATTCAGCAATCCGTAGCTTCTTCTGAAATCGTTCTCGAGAAAAATCAAGCTTCCGTAATGAAAGCAGATGATAAATCTTTGGATATCAAAGACACTTCTAAAATCGGATCCAACGTTGAGAAAAATATCTCTGGCGTTGTTAAGAAATTGGATAACTCTGGAATCTCCAAAAAAGACGAAGAAGAACTTAGAACAATCGTAACCGTAGACAAAGAAACTTCGGATAAGATGGTTCGTATCAATGAAGAATCTTCCGGAAAAGTTGACGAACAAAAAGCGGCGGCTCTCGAGTCTGAAAGAAAGAAACTCGAAAGTGAAGTAGCGGCTCGTCAAGAAGATGAAGCAAAGAAATTCAAACAAGTGCTGATCTCAACTCCTAAAGAATTGAAGTCCAGCAAAGATATCGTAAACTACTACGAAAGAATTGAAAAGATCATCATGACTGACGGATCTTCTTTGATCGGTGCGATTGTTGATCAACAAGGATCCACTATGATCGTTCATACCGAACAAGGTATTAAGAAGATCAACCAAGCGGATGTTCAAGAAGTAATTTACGACTTCCAAACGAAAGCTAAATTCTGA
- a CDS encoding ferric reductase-like transmembrane domain-containing protein, whose product MKFLEIYLPILGLLLFSFTFYFALKLKKISSLVGGISSQYRLHHWFGMITTIFFFSHVIFEIVQFPEILTMWDDPAVLTGWIGFLIYSLSIVSAFWKLQNYRSWFAIHLLLIPSYFLAIIHGYLFLPEEWSHKIPFLFSVLFGVWSILAILLRTWVGTPWKIQKIDRLSDSSVELDLIPDSDKQVARKEYVAGAILYLRFLGKEYSYDWHPFSIASCSQSDLLRVRIKSLGKDTRQLLNSVPGDKIDMLGPFQEIKIDWKMDQVWIAGGIGIAPFLGRARCLEFRTSGMIRLFYFFSDPDDLSVRAELDEISERYVQFQWSFAEVLKKQLPDLSILKPYLSRNKNAEYLICGPPKFMKTVRRHLHSHGIPNKKIHSEEFSPW is encoded by the coding sequence TTGAAATTCTTAGAAATCTATCTACCGATTCTCGGTCTATTGTTGTTTTCCTTTACTTTCTACTTTGCGTTGAAGCTTAAAAAAATTTCTTCTTTGGTAGGAGGAATTTCTTCTCAGTATCGCCTGCATCATTGGTTTGGAATGATTACGACGATTTTCTTTTTTTCCCACGTCATCTTTGAGATCGTTCAATTTCCGGAAATTCTTACAATGTGGGATGATCCTGCGGTCTTAACTGGATGGATCGGTTTTCTGATCTATTCGCTTAGTATCGTTTCCGCATTTTGGAAGTTGCAAAACTATCGTTCCTGGTTTGCAATTCACCTGTTGTTGATTCCTTCGTATTTCCTCGCTATCATACACGGTTATCTCTTCCTTCCCGAAGAATGGTCGCACAAGATTCCATTTCTGTTCAGCGTGCTTTTCGGAGTCTGGAGTATCCTTGCGATCCTTCTTCGGACGTGGGTCGGAACTCCTTGGAAAATTCAAAAGATCGATAGACTCTCCGATTCTTCCGTTGAATTGGATTTGATACCGGATTCCGATAAACAAGTCGCCCGTAAAGAATATGTAGCAGGTGCGATTCTTTATCTACGTTTTTTGGGAAAAGAATACTCGTACGATTGGCATCCATTTTCGATCGCCTCCTGTTCCCAAAGCGATTTGCTTCGGGTAAGAATCAAAAGTCTGGGGAAGGATACAAGACAGTTGTTAAATTCGGTCCCCGGCGATAAAATTGACATGCTGGGTCCGTTCCAGGAAATCAAAATCGATTGGAAAATGGATCAGGTTTGGATCGCGGGTGGAATCGGGATTGCTCCATTTTTAGGAAGAGCCAGATGTTTAGAATTTCGAACTTCAGGGATGATTCGGCTGTTTTATTTTTTTTCCGATCCCGATGATCTATCGGTTCGCGCAGAGCTGGATGAAATTTCAGAAAGATACGTTCAGTTTCAGTGGAGTTTTGCGGAAGTTTTAAAAAAACAGCTTCCGGATCTTTCCATCCTTAAGCCGTATCTTTCCAGAAATAAGAATGCAGAATATCTTATCTGTGGACCTCCAAAATTTATGAAGACCGTTCGAAGACACTTGCATTCTCACGGTATTCCGAATAAAAAGATTCATTCGGAGGAATTTTCACCTTGGTAA
- the lipA gene encoding lipoyl synthase produces MNPLKKKPRTHSTQEAPQKPEWLKVKLTFPDPKNNTVAIVRDSLEEKKLNTVCESASCPNLNHCWSRKTATYMLGGDICTRRCSYCDVASGKPKPLDKGEPQRVAESAIALGLKHVVLTAVNRDDLEDGGATHFAETLERIREGLPDCKIEFLVPDLKAKLESLEIIFQSKPDVFNHNVETVQRLFPEVAPQKRYDRSLEVLKIASERGFLTKSGLILGMGETVEEVKECMRDLAQAGVSLLTLGQYLQPTPTHLPVKEYVSPEVFKELRIYGKSIGFKGVFSGPLVRSSYHADEQVSWTP; encoded by the coding sequence ATGAATCCCCTTAAAAAAAAGCCCCGCACTCATTCTACCCAAGAAGCTCCTCAAAAACCGGAATGGCTCAAAGTTAAACTTACCTTTCCGGATCCAAAGAACAACACGGTCGCGATCGTAAGAGATTCTCTGGAAGAAAAAAAACTCAATACGGTCTGCGAAAGCGCTTCTTGTCCCAATCTCAATCACTGTTGGTCTCGTAAGACGGCGACTTATATGCTCGGAGGAGATATCTGCACAAGACGTTGCTCTTATTGCGACGTAGCCTCGGGCAAACCAAAGCCGCTCGACAAAGGAGAACCGCAAAGAGTCGCTGAATCCGCAATCGCACTCGGACTCAAACACGTCGTTCTTACGGCCGTAAATCGAGACGATCTGGAAGACGGGGGCGCTACCCATTTCGCCGAAACCTTGGAAAGAATCCGAGAAGGTCTTCCCGATTGTAAGATCGAATTTTTAGTCCCCGATCTCAAAGCAAAGTTAGAATCTTTAGAAATCATCTTTCAATCCAAACCGGACGTCTTTAACCACAACGTCGAAACCGTCCAAAGACTTTTTCCAGAAGTCGCCCCTCAAAAGAGATACGATCGTTCCTTAGAAGTTTTGAAGATCGCTTCTGAACGCGGTTTCTTAACAAAGAGCGGTTTGATCTTAGGAATGGGAGAAACGGTAGAAGAAGTCAAAGAATGTATGCGAGACCTCGCCCAAGCCGGAGTTTCTCTTCTTACTTTAGGACAGTATCTACAACCGACGCCGACTCATCTTCCCGTAAAGGAATACGTTTCTCCCGAAGTATTTAAGGAATTGAGAATCTACGGAAAATCCATCGGCTTCAAAGGTGTTTTCTCCGGTCCGTTGGTAAGAAGTTCGTATCACGCCGACGAGCAAGTCTCATGGACCCCTTAG
- a CDS encoding pseudouridine synthase produces MKSQDDLPPKDGIRLNRYLADCGLGSRRKAEEWILKGLIEINGKQVTDLAVRVLPETDVVSFRGKVVRPDREPRQLLLLNKPAGYLCSHQDRFHEKTVFSLLPEKFKNYKIAGRLDLNSRGLLLLTNDGDLAQKISHPSNGSEKEYLVWLKFDPGEKEIQTAFQKGILDAGEILRAKMVKLVPGKDCVYRVILGEGKKRQIRRMFHSLGTHVLDLQRIRVGSIQLEKLNLPEGKYLLKDAVGVWE; encoded by the coding sequence ATGAAGTCTCAGGATGATTTACCCCCGAAAGACGGAATCCGGCTCAATCGGTATTTGGCGGACTGCGGCCTCGGCTCCAGACGAAAAGCCGAAGAATGGATCCTAAAGGGATTGATTGAGATCAATGGGAAACAAGTCACGGATCTCGCTGTTCGTGTTTTACCCGAAACCGACGTAGTATCTTTTCGAGGAAAGGTGGTTCGGCCGGATCGGGAACCGAGACAACTTTTGCTCCTCAACAAGCCCGCGGGTTATCTTTGTTCGCATCAGGATCGATTTCACGAAAAGACCGTTTTTTCCCTTCTTCCGGAGAAATTTAAAAACTACAAGATCGCGGGAAGACTGGATTTGAATTCCAGAGGACTTCTCCTTTTGACCAACGACGGAGATTTGGCTCAGAAAATCTCGCATCCCTCCAATGGATCCGAGAAGGAATATTTGGTCTGGCTCAAATTCGATCCTGGGGAAAAGGAGATTCAGACCGCGTTTCAAAAAGGGATTTTGGATGCAGGGGAAATTCTGCGTGCGAAGATGGTTAAACTCGTTCCCGGGAAAGACTGCGTCTATCGAGTGATTCTCGGAGAAGGAAAAAAAAGACAGATCAGAAGAATGTTTCACTCTTTGGGTACACACGTGTTGGATCTTCAGAGGATTCGAGTTGGATCGATTCAATTAGAAAAGCTAAATCTTCCGGAAGGTAAATATCTTTTGAAAGACGCGGTTGGGGTTTGGGAATGA
- a CDS encoding MBOAT family O-acyltransferase: protein MNFLSIEFLLFFLVFYLVYWNVPEKSRKYLLIIGSAFFYSVFSFNFLLHLVFVVFANWLLFHFLKEKSWYVKVAVGLNLLNLGLFKYFYLLMEFIGFAFSIPMLQEKTMLDAKLSSALGLTGFEVVLPATISYYTFQLISLAVDSKREGFNKEISLSGMFSYIFFFPVMIAGPILRYDQVSDQFSAPSMTPSKLTEGLWLFLRGLVKKGLLSAAVVPLIAPAFLSPKDYSGLALLLTCFLFAMNLYFDFSGLTDMARGLGKLMGFDLPENFKAPFFFQSFGDLWRRWHLTFSYWIRDYIYIPLGGSRKGEFRTSVNFIVTFMLGGLWHGASLNFLFWGLLTGIYLSLERLFEVQKWKILPEVPYVKPTLRYLFVLLVYSISWTFFFTPDFTSALSSIGRILTFQKGQELTGLESGIYMLIFVVLFHVSEEWPEKYSVPEKWRARLLPILGLVILFIMVGMNAGNADFFYSKF, encoded by the coding sequence ATGAATTTTTTAAGCATAGAATTTCTTTTATTTTTTCTAGTCTTTTATTTGGTCTACTGGAATGTTCCTGAGAAGAGTAGAAAGTATCTTCTCATCATCGGTTCAGCCTTTTTTTATTCCGTCTTTAGTTTTAATTTTTTACTTCACCTTGTATTTGTAGTTTTTGCGAACTGGCTCCTCTTTCATTTTTTGAAAGAAAAATCCTGGTATGTAAAAGTCGCTGTCGGCCTCAATTTACTCAATCTAGGTCTATTCAAATATTTTTATTTACTCATGGAGTTTATAGGATTTGCCTTTTCGATTCCGATGCTTCAAGAAAAGACGATGTTGGATGCGAAGTTATCTTCCGCCTTAGGACTTACGGGTTTTGAAGTTGTTCTACCCGCGACGATCAGTTATTACACGTTTCAATTGATCTCTTTGGCGGTGGATTCCAAAAGGGAAGGTTTTAACAAAGAGATTTCTCTATCAGGAATGTTCTCCTACATCTTCTTTTTTCCGGTGATGATCGCGGGGCCGATTCTTAGATACGATCAAGTAAGCGATCAGTTTTCCGCGCCTTCCATGACCCCTTCCAAACTCACGGAAGGACTTTGGTTGTTTTTGAGAGGTCTTGTCAAAAAAGGGCTTTTGTCCGCTGCCGTTGTACCTTTGATCGCACCAGCCTTTCTTTCTCCTAAGGATTATTCGGGTCTGGCTCTTTTACTCACCTGTTTTCTTTTTGCGATGAATCTCTACTTCGATTTTTCGGGACTTACCGACATGGCAAGAGGACTTGGAAAACTGATGGGTTTTGATTTGCCGGAAAATTTCAAAGCTCCGTTTTTCTTTCAAAGTTTTGGAGATCTCTGGAGGAGATGGCATCTAACGTTCTCCTATTGGATTCGAGATTATATCTATATTCCGCTCGGAGGTTCTCGAAAGGGAGAATTTCGGACTTCCGTAAATTTTATCGTAACGTTTATGTTAGGCGGACTCTGGCACGGAGCGAGTTTGAATTTTCTTTTTTGGGGACTTTTGACCGGGATCTATCTTTCCTTGGAAAGACTTTTCGAAGTGCAAAAATGGAAAATTCTTCCCGAGGTTCCTTACGTCAAGCCGACGCTTCGATACCTGTTCGTATTGCTCGTCTATTCTATCTCTTGGACTTTCTTTTTTACTCCGGACTTTACTTCGGCCCTCTCTTCGATTGGAAGAATTCTTACCTTTCAGAAAGGTCAGGAACTGACCGGACTCGAAAGCGGAATTTACATGTTGATCTTCGTGGTTCTTTTTCACGTCTCCGAAGAATGGCCTGAAAAGTATTCGGTTCCTGAAAAATGGCGTGCGAGGTTGTTGCCTATTTTAGGACTCGTGATTCTTTTTATTATGGTTGGAATGAACGCGGGCAACGCAGACTTTTTTTATTCTAAGTTTTGA
- a CDS encoding PQQ-dependent sugar dehydrogenase, whose protein sequence is MFSKTFLFSAVLTVFVFFLPVSNFSLLAKTKAVPPKKVSKESKLPAVPWYSQVAGGFQEPTDIQFFPGDSNRMIVLEKRGKMVEYDLKKNQKTIRADFTGQVETLSEEGLLGLAFSPDFANDSKFYVHVVVKENGKDHSKILEFDWKPDSIQRIEDAKRTILKVEQPYSNHNGGQIVFGPDKKLYIGFGDGGGANDPYKNGQNPGTFLGKLLRITPNVKTSGAPYKIPEDNPFLNKAGFLPEIWAYGLRNPWRFSFDSLTGELYLADVGQNSFEEIDLIQKGGNYGWNIKEGFHCFKRNPSCSLPGIADPIHEYPREEGHSITGGYVYRGKLLPKLVGSYLYGDFVTGRIWILRQKSGKKISNELLFQVPLQISTFGQDGNGEVYFADFGSGNILQLVKKN, encoded by the coding sequence ATGTTTTCAAAGACTTTTCTATTCTCCGCCGTCCTGACAGTTTTCGTATTCTTCTTACCGGTTTCGAATTTTTCACTCCTCGCAAAGACAAAAGCCGTTCCTCCCAAAAAAGTTTCTAAAGAATCCAAACTTCCCGCAGTTCCCTGGTATTCTCAGGTGGCGGGCGGTTTTCAAGAACCGACTGACATTCAATTTTTTCCAGGCGATTCCAATCGAATGATCGTTTTAGAAAAACGAGGGAAGATGGTAGAATACGATCTTAAAAAAAATCAAAAAACAATTCGTGCCGACTTCACGGGCCAAGTTGAAACCCTTTCGGAAGAAGGGCTTCTCGGACTTGCGTTTTCGCCGGACTTTGCAAACGATTCTAAATTCTATGTTCACGTTGTCGTAAAAGAAAACGGAAAAGACCATTCTAAGATTTTAGAATTTGATTGGAAGCCGGACTCGATTCAAAGAATCGAAGACGCAAAGAGAACCATTCTAAAGGTGGAACAACCGTATTCCAATCACAACGGCGGCCAGATCGTATTCGGGCCGGATAAAAAACTCTATATCGGCTTTGGAGACGGAGGGGGAGCAAATGATCCCTACAAGAACGGACAAAATCCGGGAACATTTCTCGGTAAACTTCTTCGAATCACGCCGAATGTAAAAACTTCGGGAGCTCCTTACAAGATTCCGGAGGACAATCCTTTCTTAAACAAAGCCGGATTCTTACCCGAAATCTGGGCCTATGGTCTTCGAAATCCCTGGAGATTCTCCTTTGATTCTCTTACCGGTGAACTGTATTTAGCCGATGTCGGACAAAATTCCTTCGAAGAGATCGATCTGATTCAGAAAGGTGGGAATTACGGGTGGAATATCAAAGAAGGTTTTCACTGTTTTAAAAGGAATCCATCCTGCTCGTTACCCGGAATCGCGGACCCGATTCATGAATATCCCCGGGAAGAAGGGCATTCTATTACCGGCGGTTATGTATACAGGGGAAAATTACTCCCTAAATTAGTAGGTTCTTACCTTTATGGAGACTTTGTTACGGGAAGAATCTGGATTTTGAGGCAGAAAAGCGGGAAAAAAATATCCAACGAGCTTTTATTTCAGGTTCCGCTCCAAATCAGCACCTTTGGACAGGACGGGAACGGCGAAGTCTATTTTGCCGATTTTGGATCAGGAAATATCTTGCAATTAGTAAAAAAAAATTGA